The following coding sequences are from one Arthrobacter sp. 24S4-2 window:
- a CDS encoding ABC transporter ATP-binding protein, protein MTVEELVSLRGVTRTVRLPDDQDLQILQGVDLTVRSGDHTAVIGRSGCGKSTLLNLLGLLDLPTSGELRFQGTPVERLGSNARARLRGSAVGFVFQQFNLLPGRSALDNVITPLLYARGSDFWRRRELAMDMLDRVGLARRAQTMPNMLSGGEQQRVAIARALVRRPRLILADEPTGALDVGTGQAVMGLLDTVATESGAALVTITHDVNVASLARACYRLESGVLSPAQIPSGVPA, encoded by the coding sequence CTGACCGTGGAAGAACTGGTATCCCTGAGGGGCGTCACCAGGACCGTCAGGCTGCCCGACGACCAGGACCTGCAGATTCTGCAGGGCGTTGACCTCACCGTCCGCAGCGGAGATCACACCGCGGTCATCGGAAGGTCAGGGTGCGGAAAATCCACCCTGCTCAATCTCCTTGGACTCCTGGACCTGCCCACGAGCGGCGAACTCCGCTTTCAGGGAACCCCGGTGGAGCGGCTGGGCAGCAACGCGCGAGCCAGGCTGCGCGGATCCGCGGTGGGCTTCGTGTTCCAACAGTTCAACCTGTTGCCGGGGCGCAGCGCCCTGGACAACGTGATCACGCCGCTGCTCTATGCGCGGGGAAGCGACTTCTGGCGACGGCGGGAACTCGCCATGGACATGCTGGACCGGGTGGGTCTTGCCCGCCGTGCCCAGACCATGCCCAACATGCTGTCCGGAGGTGAACAGCAACGGGTGGCAATCGCCCGGGCGCTGGTCCGCCGGCCGCGGCTGATCCTCGCGGACGAACCCACCGGCGCGCTGGATGTGGGCACCGGCCAGGCTGTCATGGGTCTGCTCGACACCGTGGCCACGGAATCCGGGGCCGCCCTCGTCACGATCACGCACGATGTGAACGTCGCGTCCCTGGCGCGCGCCTGCTACCGGCTGGAATCCGGCGTCCTGTCTCCTGCACAGATCCCGTCAGGAGTCCCCGCATGA
- a CDS encoding S1C family serine protease encodes MDTVSTEVGGMNSAEDPLDSYSATVIRVAETVTPRVASIEMTGNGRNGRFRVGAGSAVLFTSDGYLLTNAHVVGSAGKGQAVFADGTRAAVEVVGADPLSDLAIVHGKAPTVPPAELGDAELLKVGQLVIAVGNPLGLSGSVTAGVVSGLGRSIPVWSGRNRRVIEDVIQTDAALNAGSSGGALADARGRIVGINTAVAGAGLGLAVPINATSRRIIASLLADGRVRRAYLGLVNTPIQLPVSSVVRTGHRDGLLVVEVLSGSPAERAGLRAGDVLLSVGRKSVSNAESLQKLLFSEAIGAPLDISALRDGTELHLVAVPEEMTEKQ; translated from the coding sequence ATGGATACAGTCAGCACCGAAGTCGGTGGAATGAACTCTGCCGAGGACCCGCTGGATTCCTATTCGGCGACGGTCATCCGGGTTGCGGAAACGGTCACCCCGCGGGTGGCCTCGATCGAAATGACCGGGAACGGGCGCAACGGCAGGTTCCGCGTGGGCGCCGGATCCGCAGTCCTGTTTACCTCTGACGGCTACCTGCTGACCAACGCCCATGTGGTGGGCAGCGCGGGAAAGGGGCAGGCGGTGTTTGCCGACGGAACCCGTGCGGCCGTGGAAGTGGTCGGTGCCGATCCCCTGTCGGACCTTGCCATCGTCCATGGCAAGGCTCCCACCGTACCGCCCGCTGAATTGGGCGACGCCGAACTCCTCAAGGTGGGACAGCTCGTGATTGCGGTCGGCAATCCGCTGGGGCTCTCAGGCTCCGTAACGGCGGGCGTTGTCAGCGGCCTGGGACGTTCCATTCCGGTGTGGTCCGGACGCAACCGCCGGGTGATCGAGGACGTCATCCAGACCGACGCCGCCCTCAACGCCGGCAGCTCCGGAGGGGCCCTGGCCGACGCACGGGGCCGGATCGTAGGCATTAATACCGCGGTGGCAGGCGCCGGGCTGGGCTTGGCGGTTCCCATCAACGCCACCTCACGGCGGATCATCGCTTCTCTACTCGCGGACGGACGCGTCCGGCGCGCCTACCTGGGGCTCGTGAACACGCCGATTCAGCTGCCCGTCAGTTCCGTGGTCCGCACCGGGCACCGCGACGGTCTTCTCGTCGTCGAGGTTCTCTCGGGATCACCGGCCGAACGGGCCGGACTACGCGCCGGAGACGTGCTGCTGAGTGTGGGGCGAAAGTCCGTTTCGAACGCGGAGAGCCTGCAGAAACTGCTTTTCTCGGAGGCCATCGGGGCGCCGCTGGACATTTCCGCCTTGCGTGACGGCACGGAACTCCATCTAGTCGCCGTCCCCGAGGAAATGACCGAGAAGCAGTAG
- a CDS encoding YebC/PmpR family DNA-binding transcriptional regulator, with protein MSGHSKWATTKHKKAILDSRRAKSFAKLIKNIEVAARMGGPDLAGNPSLELAVTKAKKTSVPADNIDRAIKRGAGLTGEVVDYTEIMYECRGPQGSALLIECLTDNKNRAASEVRLAISRNGGTIADPGSVSYLFSRKGVVTLPKNGLSEDDVLMAVLDAGAEEVKDNGDTFEIHSEPTDLQAIRDALKEAGIEYDTDEAEFVPSMEVPLDLDAAKKFMKLVDALEELDDVQNVYSNADLSDEVQAALEAE; from the coding sequence ATGTCAGGCCACTCCAAATGGGCGACGACCAAGCACAAGAAGGCCATCCTCGATAGCCGCCGCGCCAAGTCGTTCGCCAAGCTGATCAAGAACATCGAAGTTGCTGCCCGGATGGGCGGTCCGGACCTGGCCGGCAACCCCAGCCTGGAACTCGCCGTTACCAAGGCGAAGAAGACCTCGGTCCCCGCGGACAACATCGACCGCGCCATCAAGCGCGGCGCAGGCCTCACCGGTGAAGTCGTGGACTACACGGAGATCATGTACGAGTGCCGCGGCCCGCAGGGTTCGGCGCTGCTGATCGAATGCCTTACGGACAACAAGAACCGTGCGGCGTCCGAGGTCCGGCTCGCCATTTCCCGCAACGGCGGCACCATCGCCGATCCGGGTTCCGTCAGCTACCTCTTCTCCCGCAAGGGCGTTGTCACGCTCCCCAAGAACGGCCTCAGTGAGGACGACGTCCTGATGGCGGTGCTCGACGCCGGCGCCGAGGAAGTCAAGGACAACGGCGACACCTTTGAAATCCACTCCGAGCCGACCGACCTGCAGGCCATCCGCGATGCCCTCAAGGAAGCCGGGATTGAATACGACACCGACGAGGCCGAGTTCGTCCCCTCCATGGAGGTGCCGCTGGACCTCGACGCCGCCAAGAAGTTCATGAAGCTCGTGGACGCCCTGGAAGAACTCGACGACGTCCAGAACGTCTACAGCAACGCCGACCTCAGCGACGAAGTGCAGGCCGCACTGGAAGCCGAGTGA
- a CDS encoding type 1 glutamine amidotransferase has protein sequence MNIYGDWGNALVLQQRLRWHGYTPELLEYNVGDEFPADVDLIVGGGGQDSGQLVIQDDLLSRESTLKELAEDGTPMLLICGLYQLFGRFFKTRTGAVIPGIGVLDVETHGTDERLIGNVTVSSTEFGDILGYENHSGQTTLGPGVKPLGTTPKGTGNNSSDGKEGARYRNIVASYLHGSLLPKNPAIADFLIRTAVERKYGSFTPGAPDDHFAVLAREHAARRPR, from the coding sequence ATGAACATCTACGGGGACTGGGGCAACGCCCTGGTGCTCCAGCAGCGCCTCCGCTGGCACGGCTACACGCCCGAGCTGCTGGAATACAACGTGGGCGACGAATTCCCGGCCGACGTTGACCTGATTGTGGGCGGCGGCGGCCAGGACAGCGGACAGCTTGTGATCCAGGATGACCTTCTCTCCCGTGAATCGACGCTGAAGGAACTGGCCGAGGACGGCACGCCCATGCTACTGATCTGCGGGCTGTACCAGCTGTTTGGCCGGTTCTTCAAAACCCGGACGGGTGCGGTCATCCCGGGCATCGGCGTCCTGGACGTGGAGACGCACGGAACCGATGAACGCCTGATCGGCAATGTCACGGTGTCCTCAACGGAGTTCGGCGACATCCTGGGCTACGAAAACCACAGCGGCCAGACCACCCTCGGCCCCGGCGTGAAGCCGCTTGGCACAACGCCCAAGGGCACCGGCAACAACAGCAGCGACGGCAAGGAAGGGGCGCGCTACCGCAACATCGTGGCGAGCTACCTTCACGGATCCCTGTTGCCGAAGAACCCGGCCATTGCCGACTTCCTGATCCGCACCGCCGTCGAACGCAAATACGGCAGCTTCACTCCCGGCGCCCCGGACGACCACTTCGCGGTGCTGGCGCGGGAGCACGCTGCACGGCGGCCGCGCTAG
- a CDS encoding nuclear transport factor 2 family protein, whose amino-acid sequence MAAGWFSSLGEERVEVRFDAVSTTVGAEVAFGSAAVSFSGISADGTRLRSMTNRLTIGLEKTAGVWKITHEHSSLPIDMATGKGIFTPGPA is encoded by the coding sequence ATGGCCGCCGGGTGGTTCAGTTCCCTGGGCGAAGAACGCGTTGAAGTCCGTTTCGACGCCGTCAGTACCACTGTCGGTGCCGAGGTGGCATTCGGAAGTGCCGCCGTCAGCTTCTCAGGAATTTCGGCTGACGGAACCCGCCTGCGTTCCATGACGAACCGCCTCACGATAGGGCTGGAGAAAACAGCCGGAGTTTGGAAGATCACCCACGAGCACTCGTCCCTGCCGATCGACATGGCGACGGGAAAGGGCATCTTCACGCCCGGTCCGGCGTAG
- the ruvC gene encoding crossover junction endodeoxyribonuclease RuvC encodes MTLRVLGVDPGLTRCGIGVVDVEKNRRATMVAVGVVGTSPDESLDQRLLLIATSIDDWLDRYEPDVLAVERVFSQLNVSTVMGVAQASGVVIVAAARRGIPVALHTPSEVKAAVTGSGTSNKDAVTKLVTKILRLDAPPRPADAADALALAITHAWRAGSGAAIATTGPGSSSLTPAQRAWAEAEAKARRAR; translated from the coding sequence TTGACTCTCCGCGTATTGGGAGTCGACCCGGGCCTCACCCGTTGCGGCATCGGCGTCGTGGACGTCGAGAAGAACCGGCGGGCCACCATGGTGGCCGTCGGTGTGGTGGGCACGTCCCCGGACGAGAGCCTGGACCAGCGGCTGCTCCTGATTGCCACGTCCATCGATGACTGGCTGGACCGTTACGAACCTGATGTGCTCGCCGTCGAACGGGTCTTCTCCCAGCTCAACGTCAGCACGGTGATGGGCGTTGCCCAGGCGTCCGGCGTGGTGATTGTCGCCGCCGCCCGGCGGGGAATACCGGTGGCGCTGCACACGCCGTCGGAAGTCAAGGCCGCCGTCACCGGCAGCGGTACCTCCAACAAGGACGCCGTCACCAAACTCGTCACCAAGATCCTCCGGCTGGACGCACCGCCGCGGCCCGCGGATGCCGCCGATGCCCTGGCGCTGGCCATCACTCATGCATGGCGGGCGGGCAGCGGAGCCGCGATCGCCACCACCGGACCGGGCAGCTCGTCACTGACCCCGGCCCAGCGGGCCTGGGCTGAAGCGGAGGCCAAGGCGCGCCGTGCACGGTGA
- a CDS encoding NUDIX domain-containing protein → MDTAAASLPEHLRRPLGPRDPGDAWVEGELGRFWGRFGSAGLLVQDLAKGILLQHRATWSDQGGTWGLPGGALHEGEDAITGALREAHEEAAVPPENVDVLFTCVFDVGYWSYTTVAVRVTDAFEPVINDPESIELRWVPVDTVDNHELHPGFATAWPGLRRQLLQYR, encoded by the coding sequence ATGGACACCGCAGCCGCCAGTCTCCCGGAACACCTCCGCCGCCCCTTGGGTCCACGCGATCCGGGGGATGCCTGGGTGGAAGGCGAGCTAGGCAGGTTCTGGGGCCGCTTCGGCTCTGCGGGCCTCCTGGTCCAAGACCTCGCCAAGGGTATCCTGCTACAGCACCGGGCCACTTGGAGTGACCAAGGCGGAACCTGGGGCCTTCCCGGCGGAGCCCTCCACGAAGGCGAGGACGCCATCACGGGAGCTTTACGGGAAGCACACGAGGAAGCCGCCGTACCGCCGGAGAACGTCGATGTGCTTTTTACGTGCGTATTCGACGTCGGTTACTGGAGCTACACCACGGTGGCAGTACGCGTCACGGACGCCTTTGAACCGGTCATTAACGATCCGGAAAGCATCGAACTTCGCTGGGTCCCCGTTGACACCGTGGACAACCACGAACTTCATCCCGGGTTCGCCACGGCATGGCCTGGACTTCGCCGCCAGTTGCTGCAGTACCGCTGA
- a CDS encoding GNAT family N-acetyltransferase, with protein MTGEWTIRPASARDAADVALSQFLAWQRAYKEILPPEFLAAMDPGRMTESWRKALADPVPGVRHLVVCVAGKAVGWSGYGPARDTAASGTGELQAINLHPSYWSRGLGSVLFRASEAGLAELGYERAYLWVADGNERAARFYRRQGWSADGVSKEDGRLAPALLEHRFSRVLNVPPAPARDAS; from the coding sequence ATGACCGGAGAGTGGACCATACGTCCGGCATCAGCGCGCGATGCAGCCGACGTGGCGCTGTCGCAGTTCCTGGCGTGGCAACGCGCCTACAAGGAAATACTGCCACCGGAATTCCTGGCCGCGATGGATCCCGGACGGATGACTGAGTCATGGCGGAAAGCCCTGGCGGACCCCGTTCCGGGCGTCCGGCATCTGGTGGTCTGCGTGGCCGGCAAGGCCGTGGGCTGGTCCGGATACGGCCCCGCCCGCGACACAGCTGCCTCCGGCACGGGTGAACTGCAGGCGATCAACCTTCACCCGTCCTACTGGTCCAGGGGCCTGGGGTCGGTCCTGTTCCGCGCGTCGGAAGCGGGCCTCGCGGAGCTGGGATACGAACGCGCCTACCTGTGGGTGGCGGACGGCAACGAGCGCGCCGCGCGGTTCTATCGCCGGCAGGGCTGGTCCGCGGATGGAGTCTCCAAGGAGGACGGGCGTCTTGCGCCCGCGCTCCTGGAGCACCGCTTTTCCAGGGTGCTCAACGTACCTCCGGCACCAGCCAGGGACGCCAGCTAG
- a CDS encoding protein-tyrosine phosphatase family protein — MNMWEPGTAGVLQLPSGRLIRGRGLRRPLPDGPAPEFAVYLLGTSPPPVAWEHRWLRWPDFWLPANQGDALNTLQEAWRRSGSERVEIACWGGHGRTGTALAIIAVMDGVPPGQAVSFVREHYGRRAVETPWQRWYVRHIAGRIS, encoded by the coding sequence ATGAACATGTGGGAACCAGGGACTGCCGGCGTCCTTCAGCTCCCCTCCGGCCGCCTCATCCGGGGCCGCGGACTGCGCCGGCCGCTCCCGGACGGTCCCGCTCCGGAATTCGCCGTCTATCTTCTCGGCACCAGTCCGCCCCCGGTCGCGTGGGAGCACCGCTGGCTGCGCTGGCCGGACTTCTGGTTGCCAGCCAACCAAGGCGACGCCCTGAACACCCTGCAGGAGGCCTGGCGCCGGTCCGGTTCCGAGCGCGTTGAAATCGCGTGCTGGGGCGGGCACGGCAGGACCGGTACGGCACTTGCCATTATCGCCGTCATGGACGGTGTCCCGCCGGGCCAGGCGGTGTCTTTCGTCCGGGAGCATTACGGCCGCCGGGCGGTGGAGACGCCGTGGCAGCGCTGGTACGTCAGGCACATTGCCGGCCGGATTTCCTGA
- the ruvA gene encoding Holliday junction branch migration protein RuvA: MISFLRGTVAHVGLSSAVIDLNGAGMSVNATPQTLSGLRLGEEGKLFTSLIVREDSLTLFGFSSDDEREVFDILLSVSGVGPRLALAVLAVHDPEAIRVAAHTGDGKAFTKVPGIGPKVAGRIVLELAGKLVPHGTGSSAAPAASAPAPWKPQVVAAMTSLGWSEKDATSSIDKALADSPDLADAGHVAEILRATLRWLGQDGARAGNRVGSRG; the protein is encoded by the coding sequence TTGATCAGTTTTCTCCGCGGAACCGTAGCGCACGTTGGGTTGTCCTCCGCCGTGATCGACCTCAACGGTGCCGGCATGAGCGTGAACGCCACCCCCCAGACCCTCAGCGGGCTGCGCCTCGGCGAAGAGGGCAAGCTTTTTACTTCCCTGATAGTGCGTGAGGATTCGCTGACGCTGTTCGGGTTCTCCAGCGACGACGAGCGCGAGGTCTTTGACATCCTGCTCAGCGTGAGCGGTGTGGGGCCCCGCCTGGCGCTGGCCGTACTCGCCGTCCACGATCCGGAAGCAATCCGCGTTGCGGCGCACACGGGCGATGGCAAGGCCTTCACCAAGGTCCCGGGCATCGGCCCCAAGGTCGCCGGCAGGATCGTCCTGGAACTCGCAGGGAAACTCGTGCCGCACGGTACCGGCTCATCGGCGGCGCCCGCAGCATCCGCTCCGGCCCCGTGGAAGCCGCAGGTGGTCGCCGCCATGACCAGCCTGGGCTGGTCCGAAAAGGACGCCACCTCCAGCATCGACAAGGCACTTGCCGATTCCCCCGACCTGGCAGACGCCGGCCACGTGGCCGAAATCCTGCGGGCCACGCTCCGCTGGCTCGGGCAGGACGGCGCACGCGCGGGCAACCGGGTAGGCAGCCGTGGCTGA
- a CDS encoding alpha/beta fold hydrolase: protein MDIILVPGFWLDASSWSEVTPPLDAAGHRTIPITLPGLESQDAPRAGIGLRDHINAVVAAVDSIDQPVVLVGHSGGGAIIHGVVDARPDRVARAIYVDSGPLGEGGVINDELPADGDDVPLPAWDAFEEADLVGLNDGLRAMFRERAIPEPKGVAYDPQHLHDERRYNVPVTVIACEFPSAVLQEWIDAGHPYVAELARIHDVEYVDLPTGHWPQFTRPAELGSAILAALDRG from the coding sequence ATGGACATCATCCTTGTTCCCGGATTCTGGCTGGACGCCTCATCGTGGTCGGAAGTTACCCCGCCGCTTGACGCGGCCGGACATCGAACAATTCCGATCACGCTGCCCGGGCTCGAGTCACAGGACGCTCCGCGCGCGGGCATTGGGCTGCGGGACCATATCAATGCCGTCGTGGCCGCCGTCGACAGCATCGACCAGCCGGTGGTACTCGTTGGCCACTCCGGCGGCGGCGCCATCATTCACGGCGTGGTTGACGCGAGGCCTGACCGCGTTGCGCGTGCCATCTACGTGGACAGCGGACCCCTTGGCGAGGGCGGCGTGATCAACGACGAACTTCCGGCGGACGGAGATGATGTGCCGCTGCCGGCCTGGGACGCCTTTGAGGAGGCCGACCTCGTGGGCCTGAACGACGGGCTGCGCGCCATGTTCAGGGAACGCGCCATCCCCGAGCCGAAGGGCGTGGCATACGACCCCCAGCACCTCCACGACGAACGCCGGTACAACGTCCCGGTCACGGTGATTGCCTGCGAGTTCCCCTCCGCTGTGCTGCAGGAGTGGATTGACGCCGGGCATCCTTACGTGGCGGAGCTCGCACGGATCCACGACGTGGAATACGTTGACCTGCCGACAGGACACTGGCCGCAGTTCACCAGACCGGCCGAGCTCGGCTCCGCGATCCTTGCCGCCCTCGACCGTGGCTAG
- a CDS encoding ABC transporter permease codes for MTGVVSALVEAWQELRINKTRILLALLGVALSVAVLTSVVGVGDLAREGFKVSSERNGGRSATLGLGVYGPTPPDPRKLEAAYQGIIERYGITHYTHVSQTQQQFQFPYGVQQVQMQVVDPGYGVIHRVEVSQGNWFAADDEQRLAPAVVVSEAFYNAAGRPNLVSHPKVKLVGTQETTAVMIGVVPDQYPEMPPSAFMLTGAAERAGVPGPGAGQFKLWVQDDQAKALEAAITSDLERQFPGLHAQAQRMDYASNGDPFATVQLAVAGIAGLVLLLGAVGMLNISMVTVRYRVREIGIRRSFGATSRRIFLGVMMESVVATAVAGAVGVMLAVAVVKHPWIESKIAPGLTEYPAFPVEAAMLGLGSAVLVGALAGAIPALVAVRVKVIDAIRF; via the coding sequence ATGACCGGCGTCGTGTCCGCCCTGGTGGAAGCCTGGCAGGAACTGCGGATCAACAAGACGCGGATTCTCCTGGCATTGCTGGGTGTGGCTCTCTCTGTTGCGGTCCTGACCTCCGTAGTGGGGGTGGGCGATCTGGCACGTGAAGGGTTCAAAGTAAGCTCCGAACGGAACGGCGGCCGCTCGGCCACCTTAGGCCTGGGAGTTTATGGCCCCACCCCGCCGGATCCGCGAAAACTGGAAGCCGCCTACCAGGGCATCATCGAGCGGTATGGAATCACCCATTACACCCATGTGAGCCAGACACAGCAGCAATTTCAGTTTCCGTACGGCGTGCAGCAAGTGCAGATGCAGGTTGTGGATCCCGGCTACGGCGTGATCCACCGGGTGGAGGTCAGCCAGGGCAACTGGTTCGCGGCCGACGACGAACAGCGCCTTGCCCCTGCGGTGGTCGTTTCGGAGGCCTTTTACAATGCCGCCGGCCGGCCGAACCTTGTCAGCCACCCCAAGGTGAAACTGGTTGGCACCCAGGAAACCACGGCGGTGATGATCGGTGTGGTTCCGGACCAGTACCCGGAGATGCCGCCGTCGGCCTTTATGCTGACGGGCGCCGCGGAGCGGGCGGGTGTTCCCGGCCCGGGTGCCGGGCAGTTCAAGCTCTGGGTCCAGGACGACCAGGCCAAGGCCCTGGAGGCCGCGATCACCTCCGACCTTGAACGGCAGTTCCCGGGCCTGCATGCCCAGGCGCAGAGGATGGACTATGCGAGCAACGGTGATCCGTTCGCAACCGTTCAGCTGGCCGTCGCCGGCATCGCCGGGCTGGTCCTGCTGCTCGGGGCCGTCGGAATGCTCAACATCTCCATGGTGACCGTGCGGTACCGGGTTCGCGAGATCGGCATCCGGCGAAGTTTCGGGGCAACGTCCCGCAGGATCTTCCTCGGCGTCATGATGGAATCCGTGGTTGCCACAGCAGTGGCCGGCGCGGTGGGCGTCATGCTTGCCGTCGCCGTCGTCAAGCATCCGTGGATTGAGTCGAAGATAGCGCCGGGCCTCACCGAGTATCCGGCCTTTCCGGTTGAAGCCGCCATGCTGGGCCTTGGCTCGGCAGTGCTCGTGGGCGCACTGGCCGGCGCAATACCCGCGCTGGTGGCCGTCCGCGTCAAAGTGATTGACGCCATCCGATTCTAG
- a CDS encoding Mur ligase family protein → MLYFSVPLGKLVRRVSRLRGGGSALPGLVVEKIDPGFMERTLSTLPLGVAVVSGTNGKTTTTKMVVELLESQGLKVFTNRTGSNFTRGVAAALLGDVDWRGRLDADIAVLELDEAHAVHFVNRVPPRYSLLLNVLRDQLDRFGEIDKTAQLLQHIASKTTGTVVLNREDPRVARIADTLDGPEVRYFGLDDSLLSTFPNDDDLRAGPGSPVPALPAKPHADVVLRRVGTEDADFEYDGATVTTGMKLRGVYNIFNAAAALVLARCVAGNGTTATDHGGLLKALSQVAPAFGRGESVVVDGLPLDLVLVKNPSGFRLGLKSFSAAGYATMVAINDNYADGRDMSWLWDVEFDSLREGGVDQVTGSRAYDMALRLQYDDVAVGAVNPEIAPALATFIKGAKDKPKRVFCTYTAMLAIRRELSKITTVEVVS, encoded by the coding sequence ATGCTTTACTTCAGCGTTCCGCTCGGCAAGCTCGTCCGCCGGGTCTCCCGGCTCCGGGGCGGAGGCTCGGCCCTCCCCGGCCTCGTGGTCGAGAAAATCGACCCCGGATTCATGGAGCGGACATTGTCCACGCTCCCCCTGGGGGTCGCGGTGGTCAGCGGGACCAACGGCAAGACCACCACCACCAAAATGGTGGTGGAACTGCTGGAGAGCCAGGGCCTGAAGGTCTTCACGAACCGCACCGGCAGCAACTTCACCCGCGGCGTCGCTGCCGCCCTGCTGGGTGACGTGGACTGGCGGGGGCGGCTGGACGCGGACATCGCGGTGCTGGAACTGGATGAGGCCCACGCCGTGCACTTCGTCAACAGGGTTCCGCCGCGCTACAGCCTGCTGCTCAATGTCCTCCGCGACCAGCTGGACCGCTTCGGCGAGATCGACAAGACCGCGCAACTCCTGCAGCACATCGCCTCGAAAACCACCGGGACTGTGGTCCTGAACCGGGAGGATCCGCGCGTCGCCCGCATTGCCGACACGCTGGACGGCCCCGAGGTCCGGTACTTCGGCCTGGACGATTCCCTGCTGAGCACCTTCCCGAACGACGACGACCTGCGTGCCGGTCCCGGCAGCCCGGTGCCGGCTTTGCCCGCAAAGCCGCACGCCGACGTCGTGCTTCGGCGCGTCGGGACAGAGGACGCCGATTTTGAGTACGACGGCGCCACGGTCACCACCGGGATGAAGCTCCGCGGCGTCTACAACATCTTCAACGCCGCCGCTGCGCTCGTCCTGGCGCGCTGTGTTGCCGGCAACGGGACCACAGCTACGGATCATGGCGGCCTGCTCAAGGCCCTCTCCCAGGTTGCACCCGCCTTCGGCCGCGGCGAAAGCGTGGTGGTGGACGGACTGCCGCTGGACCTGGTGCTGGTCAAGAACCCGAGCGGCTTCAGGCTGGGCCTGAAGTCATTCTCCGCCGCCGGCTACGCCACCATGGTCGCCATCAATGACAACTACGCCGACGGCCGGGACATGTCCTGGCTTTGGGATGTCGAGTTCGATTCGCTGCGTGAGGGCGGAGTGGACCAGGTAACCGGTTCACGGGCCTACGATATGGCCCTCCGCCTGCAGTATGACGACGTGGCCGTCGGCGCCGTCAACCCGGAGATCGCACCGGCACTGGCCACTTTCATCAAGGGGGCCAAGGACAAACCCAAGCGCGTCTTCTGCACGTACACGGCCATGCTCGCCATCCGCCGCGAGCTGTCCAAAATCACCACTGTGGAGGTGGTCTCATGA
- the pdxT gene encoding pyridoxal 5'-phosphate synthase glutaminase subunit PdxT, which produces MTKPPSTDYSRAGAGLRIGVLALQGDFREHLRAAEATGATAIGIRRPSELDGIDGLIIPGGESTTIDKLARAFELADPLRKLIAEGLPVYGSCAGMILLADEIADPATDLAGNPQQTFGGLDITVRRNAFGRQRESFETDLEFKGLGFSDTGSGVAPVHAVFIRGPWVERVGPGVEVLAQVEPADPAHASHAAALQGTARIVAVRSGQLLATSFHPEVTGEKRVHELFIRMIRGEA; this is translated from the coding sequence ATGACCAAACCCCCTTCCACGGACTATTCCCGCGCGGGTGCAGGCCTGCGAATCGGTGTGCTGGCGCTTCAGGGCGACTTCCGCGAGCACCTGCGTGCGGCGGAAGCGACAGGCGCCACGGCCATCGGAATCCGGCGGCCGTCCGAACTGGACGGCATCGACGGACTGATCATTCCGGGCGGCGAATCCACCACGATCGACAAGCTCGCACGGGCTTTCGAACTCGCCGACCCCTTGCGGAAGCTCATCGCCGAAGGACTGCCCGTATACGGCTCCTGCGCCGGCATGATCCTGCTCGCCGACGAGATCGCGGACCCCGCCACGGACCTGGCCGGCAATCCGCAGCAGACGTTCGGCGGACTGGACATCACCGTCCGCCGCAATGCGTTTGGCCGGCAGCGGGAATCCTTTGAAACCGACCTCGAGTTCAAAGGACTGGGCTTCAGTGACACCGGTTCCGGCGTTGCCCCGGTGCATGCGGTCTTCATCCGCGGCCCCTGGGTGGAACGCGTCGGACCCGGCGTGGAGGTCCTGGCGCAGGTGGAACCCGCGGACCCGGCGCATGCATCGCATGCCGCTGCCCTGCAGGGGACGGCTAGAATTGTTGCAGTGCGTTCAGGCCAGCTGCTGGCCACCTCCTTCCACCCGGAAGTGACGGGGGAGAAGCGCGTGCATGAACTGTTTATTCGAATGATCAGAGGAGAAGCGTAA